AGCGCTGGCCCTTGTCCCCGGTCTCGTTCATCTCGATCAGGAACGTGTCGATCATCTTCTCGCCCGGCCCGGTACGGCGTTCGTAGCGCACGACGGCGAGCGTGTAGGTCCAGGTGCCGCCACCGACCTTGTAGCTCGCCTCGATCTTCTTGCCGGCCTCGAGCGGCCACAGGCGTTCGGGGCGCAGGGCGGCGATGAAGGCGGTCGCGTCGTTGCCGTCGGCCGACGGATTGTCGAACAGCAGCGCGCGCAGCTTGAAGGGGCCGCCGCCCACGCGCTCCATGTTGCAGTCCATGCCGCTGCGTCCGCGCGCCACGACCTTGACGCCGCTGTCGTAGGTGAAGGTCGTGCCCGGGTCGGGGCAGGCGAACTCCATGGTCTGGGCGGAGGCGGCAGCGCAGAAGCCACCGGCGAGGAGCAGGGGGGCGATGAAGGCGAATCTCATGCGCCGGATCATAGCCAAATCAGACGAAATGGCACGCCGCCTGCGCGCCGTTGCCGACCGGCCGCAACACCGGCTTCTCGGCCCAGCAGCGGTCCTGTGCCAGGGGGCAGCGCGAATTGAAGGGACAGCCGGGGGGAGGGTTGAGCGGGCTGGGCAGCTCGCCCTGAAGGACGGTGCGCTGGCGGGCGCGGGCGAGCTTGGGATTGGCGATCGGCGCGGCGGCCAGCAGGGCCTTCGTGTAGGGATGCCGGGGGTCGCGCCAGATCTGGTCGCGGCCGCCAACCTCGAACAGCATGCCGAGATACATCACCGCCACCCGGTCGGCGATGTGCTCGACCACGCTGAGGTCGTGGCTGATGAAGAGATAGGAGACGCCGAACTGGCTCTTCAGGTCCTCCAGCAGGTTGATGACCTGGGCGCGGACCGAGACGTCGAGTGCCGAGACCGGCTCGTCGCAGATGATCAGCTTGGGGCTGAGCGCCAGGGCGCGGGCGATGCCGATGCGCTGGCGCTGGCCGCCGGAGAACTCGTGCGGGTAGCGCTGCTTGGCGTCGCTGGGCAGGCCAACCCAGCGCAGCAGGGTCTCGACCCGCTCGGCGGTGGCGCTGGCCTTCCATCCCGCGAGGACCATCGGCTGCGCCACCGAACGGCCGACCGTCGAGCGTGGGTTCAAAGACCCGTAGGGGTCCTGGAAGATCATCTGCACCTTGCGGCGCATGTCGGCGAGCTGCTCGCGGTTCAGCGGCGCAATGTCGACGCCCTCGACCACGATCTCGCCCCCGGCCACCGGGACCAGCTTCATGATCGCCTTGCCGAGGGTGGACTTGCCGCAGCCCGATTCGCCCACCAGGCCCAGCGTCTCGCCGACGGCAAGATCGAGGCTGACGCCGTTCACGGCGCGCACGATGCCGCCCGATGTGTTGAACTGGACGCGCACGTCCCTCAGCGAAAGGAGCGACACGGTCAGCCTCCCTCGGCCGCGAAGCAGGCGACGAGTCGGCCCGGCCCCGGAACCGTGAGGGCAGGCTTCTCGGTGAGGCAACGGTCCATCACCCGCTTGCAGCGCGGCGCGAAGGCGCAGCCTTCCGGCAACGCATTCAGCGGCGGCACCATGCCGGGAATGTCGGCCAGCCGTTCGGCGCGCTCGGCGCCGGGGATCGGCGTCGCGCCGATCAGGCCCACCGTGTAGGGGTGCAGCGGGTTCTCGAACAGGTCGTCGACCGAGGCCTCCTCGACCTTGCGGCCGGCATACATGACCACGACGCGATCGGCCGTCTCGGCGACGACGCCGAGATCGTGGGTGATGAAGATCATCGCCATGCCGGCATCGGCCTGCAGCTTCTTGAGCAGCGCCAGGACCTGCGCCTGCACCGTGACGTCGAGCGCCGTGGTCGGCTCGTC
This DNA window, taken from Reyranella humidisoli, encodes the following:
- a CDS encoding ABC transporter ATP-binding protein → MSLLSLRDVRVQFNTSGGIVRAVNGVSLDLAVGETLGLVGESGCGKSTLGKAIMKLVPVAGGEIVVEGVDIAPLNREQLADMRRKVQMIFQDPYGSLNPRSTVGRSVAQPMVLAGWKASATAERVETLLRWVGLPSDAKQRYPHEFSGGQRQRIGIARALALSPKLIICDEPVSALDVSVRAQVINLLEDLKSQFGVSYLFISHDLSVVEHIADRVAVMYLGMLFEVGGRDQIWRDPRHPYTKALLAAAPIANPKLARARQRTVLQGELPSPLNPPPGCPFNSRCPLAQDRCWAEKPVLRPVGNGAQAACHFV